Proteins encoded by one window of Vespula pensylvanica isolate Volc-1 chromosome 6, ASM1446617v1, whole genome shotgun sequence:
- the LOC122630033 gene encoding 39S ribosomal protein L32, mitochondrial: MAVSMVRRLTSAFRKIEQALNIIFNRKFPPEALYAIDCNGLNLPCNVNNRSRFSLKDIIGDGFLWGVPTVRRTIEKRMSRRFGIPKYNWKPPVPKTNLLMCPNCGSHHEAGLLCGYCYEKVKIETKEMQDVIQQKLGLSAVEEDVIVIYEGENNKTEEFWKNQKVIEMPKKRPEWFHKNLLEPSTVEPSDSKDIKPPQLA; the protein is encoded by the exons ATGGCAGTTTCTATGGTAAGAAGATTAACTTCTGCTTTCCGAAAAATTGAACAAGCGTTgaacataatttttaatcgtaaatttCCTCcag aaGCATTATATGCAATAGATTGTAATGGCTTAAATCTTCCATGTAATGTAAACAATCGTAGTCGATTTTCTCTAAAAGACATTATTGGAGATGGATTTTTATGGGGAGTTCCAACAGTAAGACGTACCATTGAAAAACGTATGAGTAGAAGATTTGGAATTCCAAAATATAACTGGAAACCACCTGTTCCAAAAACTAATCTTTTGATGTGTCCTAATTGTGGTAGTCATCACGAAGCTGGGCTTTTATGCG GATATTgttatgaaaaagtaaaaatagaaacaaaagagaTGCAAGATGTCATTCAACAAAAATTAGGATTAAGTGCAGTTGAAGAAgatgttattgttatttatgaaGGAGAAAATAACAAGACAGAAGAATTCTGGAAG aaccAAAAAGTAATAGAGATGCCAAAGAAACGACCTGAATGGTTTCATAAAAATCTTCTTGAACCATCTACGGTTGAACCTTCTGATAGTAAGGATATAAAACCTCCACAACTTGCTTAA
- the LOC122630029 gene encoding protein spindle-F yields the protein MNIMDMKENPENDNFGSYHALLIAFKTMKERCQQLQTRLAAVEEENLCLRLECGNDRSTAIVKVNSNDKAVIQTLQEKVENLKKQKSQLTHHVFMVAAENRHLWNRLIRLSKANKSLEMHFTKISDALKQHPSTQPFDIMSHSFCNIPSPIKQETNKCILGIDNGDKEQSLEEISLKLINSIMLEKSDLEQQYAEMVELQNNADLNLQNIGFTYPEDSDTDSLEQLKQHDVRLSQTKDALLAQQNRLKRAIQNMKKIKRGGMCNGCRKNANKKVVHIGIQFNSGDIFQEHGSTQTSLPPISLSLEKCAAENSDTNDKICPLCGSFYGKSIPFAEFHEHVLSHFTKDTSVDGFELIH from the exons ATGAATATAAtggatatgaaagaaaatcctgaaaatgataattttggaTCTTATCATGCTTTGTTGATCGCATTCAAAACCATGAAAGAACGTTGTCAACAATTACAAACTAGATTAGCTGctgtagaagaagaaaatttatgtttaaGGCTGGAATGTGGAAACGACAGATCTACTGCAATTGTAAAAGTCAATAGTAATGACAAAGCTGTCATTCAAACTTTACAA GAAAAAGTAGAGAatcttaaaaaacaaaaatcacaATTAACTCATCATGTCTTTATGGTTGCTGCAGAAAATCGTCATTTATGGAACAGACTAATTAGATTATCAAAAGCCAATAAGTCTTTAGAAATGCATTTCACAAAAATTTCTGATGCATTAAAACAGCATCCTTCTACTCAACCATTCGATATAATGTCACATAGTTTTTGTAATATTCCATCTCCTattaaacaagaaacaaataagTGTATATTGGGTATAGATAATG gtgaCAAGGAACAAAGTTTGGAAGAAATATCACTTAAACTAATCAACAGTATTATGTTGGAAAAATCAGACCTTGAACAGCAGTATGCAGAG aTGGTAGAATTACAGAACAATGCTgatttaaatttacaaaatattggTTTCACTTACCCAGAAGATTCTGATACAGACTCATTAGAACAATTAAAGCAACATGATGTAAGATTATCACAAACGAAGGATGCCTTATTAGCACAACAAAACAGATTGAAAAGAGCTATacagaatatgaaaaaaattaaaagag gagGAATGTGTAATGGTTGTCGTAAAAATGCGAATAAAAAAGTTGTGCATATAGGAATACAATTTAATTCAGGTGACATTTTTCAAGAACATGGTTCGACACAAACAAGTTTACCACCTATAAGTTTATCTTTAGAAAAATGTGCTGCTGAAAATTCAGATActaatgataaaatttgtcCATTATGTGGATCTTTTTATGGAAAGTCTATTCCATTTGCAGAATTTCATGAACATGTTTTAAGTCATTTTACAAAAGACACATCTGTAGATGGGTTTGAACTTATACATTAA